Proteins encoded by one window of Cannabis sativa cultivar Pink pepper isolate KNU-18-1 chromosome 4, ASM2916894v1, whole genome shotgun sequence:
- the LOC115712491 gene encoding proline-rich receptor-like protein kinase PERK12 isoform X2, which translates to MSGLNDILPPINSNSTTTPPPSDTTSSSSSPPPESSTSSPPATTSTGDTQTPPPSSPATLSPPPPEVVSSSPPPPSAPDSPPPQPPSPPSNSGSPPPSGSPTPTPPPPSSTPVLDPPPSDNNPTDSPPPPPNPPSPPPNHSNNQPPSPISETQSPPSPDSSTPPGSDQISPPPPAESGSPPTPVSPPADTKGPTSSNSPNNGFTPPHSPPTPSFSNNDGNNGGPSLSSPTSGSKTGSSSSSSSSSSSENSRSSSSSSESNGNHGAVIGGAVAGIIIIGLIALLFLSSRRKRRRKDQLYPNQHYMPNGPLSVKSGYYGSQVQQQQQQSNFGNNHSGPADSFYGSQGPNSYISNSHGSQRGNAVSYGGGGLDIGGSNAYFSYEDLMEITNSFSRQNVLGEGGFGCVYKGWLPDGRIVAVKELKAGSGQGEREFKAEVEIISRVHHRHLVSLVGYCIDEHHRLLVYEFVPNQTLEHHLHAAGLPVLDWAKRLRIALGAAKGLAYLHEDCHPKIIHRDIKSANILIDDAFEAQVADFGLAKPSNDTHTHVSTRVMGTFGYMAPEYASSGKLTDRSDVFSFGVVLLELITGRKPVDPTQPLGDESLVEWARPLLIEALQSGDLSELVDPRLERHYVESEMIRMVEAAAACVRHSAPKRPRMAQVARALDCEGEMSDLSNGVKYGQSTIYESGQYNQDIMRFRKMALGGGDSSEYDTYSGEFNSKEFSGQQKSTWRDGSSGESETRAFTEQRYSAPPTNFGNRQY; encoded by the exons atgtcaGGATTGAATGACATTCTTCCTCCAATAAATTCCAACTCCACCACCACCCCACCACCTTCCGATACtacttcttcttcatcatcaccaCCACCGGAATCCTCCACGTCATCACCGCCGGCCACCACATCCACCGGCGACACACAAACTCCACCACCTTCTTCACCTGCTACTCTCTCTCCCCCACCACCTGAAGTAGTATCATCATCACCACCGCCGCCGTCAGCTCCCGATTCTCCGCCACCTCAGCCGCCATCGCCTCCATCGAATTCGGGTTCTCCTCCACCTTCGGGTTCGCCAACTCCAACACCGCCACCGCCGTCGTCGACACCTGTTTTAGACCCGCCACCATCGGATAATAATCCGACAGACTCACCTCCTCCGCCGCCTAATCCTCCTTCTCCTCCTCCAAACCACTCAAATAACCAACCACCATCGCCGATATCGGAAACCCAATCTCCTCCATCACCGGATTCGTCTACTCCACCGGGTTCTGATCAAATATCTCCACCGCCACCGGCGGAATCTGGATCCCCACCTACCCCTGTTTCACCACCGGCCGACACCAAAGGCCCAACCTCAAGTAATTCACCAAATAATGGATTCACACCACCACATTCTCCTCCAACTCCCAGTTTTTCAAATAATGATGGTAACAATGGCGGACCAAGCTTGTCTTCACCCACATCTGGTTCGAAAACagggtcttcttcttcttcatcatcatcatcttcttcagaAAACtcaagatcatcatcatcatcatcagaatcgAATGGAAATCATGGAGCTGTTATAGGGGGTGCCGTAGCTGGAATCATCATCATTGGGTTAATAGCGTTACTCTTCCTTAGCTCaaggagaaaaagaagaagaaaagatcaGCTCTATCCTAATCAACATTACATGCCCAACGGTCCTCTCTCTGTAAAATCAG GGTATTATGGGAGTCaagtacaacaacaacaacaacaaagtaATTTTGGCAACAATCACTCTGGACCAGCAGACAGCTTCTATGGCTCACAAGGTCCCAATTCATACATTTCCAATAGCCATGGGAGTCAGAGAGGCAATGCAGTAAGCTATGGAGGAGGTGGCTTGGACATAGGTGGTTCTAATGCATATTTCAGCTATGAAGATTTAATGGAGATAACGAATTCGTTTTCGCGTCAAAATGTGCTCGGTGAAGGCGGGTTTGGGTGTGTTTACAAGGGTTGGTTACCAGATGGGAGAATTGTGGCTGTGAAAGAGCTCAAGGCTGGAAGTGGACAAGGTGAAAGAGAGTTCAAAGCAGAAGTTGAAATCATCAGCAGAGTTCATCATCGTCATTTGGTGTCTTTAGTGGGATATTGCATAGATGAGCATCATAGATTGCTTGTCTATGAATTTGTTCCTAATCAAACTTTAGAGCATCATTTGCATG CTGCTGGACTTCCGGTATTGGATTGGGCCAAAAGATTGAGAATTGCTTTGGGGGCTGCAAAGGGTTTGGCATATTTACATGAAGATT GCCATCCAAAAATTATTCATAGAGATATAAAGTCTGCAAACATTTTGATTGATGATGCTTTTGAGGCACAG GTTGCTGATTTTGGCCTAGCCAAGCCATCAAATGACACTCACACCCATGTATCCACTAGAGTTATGGGGACATTTGG GTATATGGCACCAGAGTATGCATCAAGTGGAAAATTAACAGATAGATCAGATGTGTTCTCATTTGGAGTGGTGCTTTTAGAGCTTATTACAGGTCGTAAACCTGTTGACCCAACTCAACCCCTTGGGGATGAGAGTTTGGTGGAATGG gCTCGTCCACTGCTGATTGAAGCCCTTCAAAGTGGTGACTTGAGTGAATTAGTGGATCCTAGGCTTGAAAGGCATTATGTTGAGAGTGAAATGATCAGAATGGTTGAGGCAGCCGCTGCCTGTGTTCGCCATTCTGCCCCAAAACGACCTCGTATGGCCCAG GTGGCTAGAGCATTGGATTGCGAAGGAGAAATGTCTGATCTGTCTAATGGAGTAAAGTATGGACAAAGCACTATATACGAGTCAGGACAATACAACCAAGACATTATGAGGTTTAGAAAAATGGCACTTGGTGGTGGAGACAGTTCAGAATATGACACATACAGTGGAGAGTTTAACTCTAAAGAATTTTCTGGTCAACAAAAGTCAACATGGAGAGATGGGTCCAGTGGAGAGTCTGAAACTAGAGCCTTCACTGAACAAAGATATAGTGCTCCACCAACCAACTTTGGCAACCGTCAGTACTAA
- the LOC115712491 gene encoding proline-rich receptor-like protein kinase PERK12 isoform X1, translating into MSGLNDILPPINSNSTTTPPPSDTTSSSSSPPPESSTSSPPATTSTGDTQTPPPSSPATLSPPPPEVVSSSPPPPSAPDSPPPQPPSPPSNSGSPPPSGSPTPTPPPPSSTPVLDPPPSDNNPTDSPPPPPNPPSPPPNHSNNQPPSPISETQSPPSPDSSTPPGSDQISPPPPAESGSPPTPVSPPADTKGPTSSNSPNNGFTPPHSPPTPSFSNNDGNNGGPSLSSPTSGSKTGSSSSSSSSSSSENSRSSSSSSESNGNHGAVIGGAVAGIIIIGLIALLFLSSRRKRRRKDQLYPNQHYMPNGPLSVKSEGYYGSQVQQQQQQSNFGNNHSGPADSFYGSQGPNSYISNSHGSQRGNAVSYGGGGLDIGGSNAYFSYEDLMEITNSFSRQNVLGEGGFGCVYKGWLPDGRIVAVKELKAGSGQGEREFKAEVEIISRVHHRHLVSLVGYCIDEHHRLLVYEFVPNQTLEHHLHAAGLPVLDWAKRLRIALGAAKGLAYLHEDCHPKIIHRDIKSANILIDDAFEAQVADFGLAKPSNDTHTHVSTRVMGTFGYMAPEYASSGKLTDRSDVFSFGVVLLELITGRKPVDPTQPLGDESLVEWARPLLIEALQSGDLSELVDPRLERHYVESEMIRMVEAAAACVRHSAPKRPRMAQVARALDCEGEMSDLSNGVKYGQSTIYESGQYNQDIMRFRKMALGGGDSSEYDTYSGEFNSKEFSGQQKSTWRDGSSGESETRAFTEQRYSAPPTNFGNRQY; encoded by the exons atgtcaGGATTGAATGACATTCTTCCTCCAATAAATTCCAACTCCACCACCACCCCACCACCTTCCGATACtacttcttcttcatcatcaccaCCACCGGAATCCTCCACGTCATCACCGCCGGCCACCACATCCACCGGCGACACACAAACTCCACCACCTTCTTCACCTGCTACTCTCTCTCCCCCACCACCTGAAGTAGTATCATCATCACCACCGCCGCCGTCAGCTCCCGATTCTCCGCCACCTCAGCCGCCATCGCCTCCATCGAATTCGGGTTCTCCTCCACCTTCGGGTTCGCCAACTCCAACACCGCCACCGCCGTCGTCGACACCTGTTTTAGACCCGCCACCATCGGATAATAATCCGACAGACTCACCTCCTCCGCCGCCTAATCCTCCTTCTCCTCCTCCAAACCACTCAAATAACCAACCACCATCGCCGATATCGGAAACCCAATCTCCTCCATCACCGGATTCGTCTACTCCACCGGGTTCTGATCAAATATCTCCACCGCCACCGGCGGAATCTGGATCCCCACCTACCCCTGTTTCACCACCGGCCGACACCAAAGGCCCAACCTCAAGTAATTCACCAAATAATGGATTCACACCACCACATTCTCCTCCAACTCCCAGTTTTTCAAATAATGATGGTAACAATGGCGGACCAAGCTTGTCTTCACCCACATCTGGTTCGAAAACagggtcttcttcttcttcatcatcatcatcttcttcagaAAACtcaagatcatcatcatcatcatcagaatcgAATGGAAATCATGGAGCTGTTATAGGGGGTGCCGTAGCTGGAATCATCATCATTGGGTTAATAGCGTTACTCTTCCTTAGCTCaaggagaaaaagaagaagaaaagatcaGCTCTATCCTAATCAACATTACATGCCCAACGGTCCTCTCTCTGTAAAATCAG AAGGGTATTATGGGAGTCaagtacaacaacaacaacaacaaagtaATTTTGGCAACAATCACTCTGGACCAGCAGACAGCTTCTATGGCTCACAAGGTCCCAATTCATACATTTCCAATAGCCATGGGAGTCAGAGAGGCAATGCAGTAAGCTATGGAGGAGGTGGCTTGGACATAGGTGGTTCTAATGCATATTTCAGCTATGAAGATTTAATGGAGATAACGAATTCGTTTTCGCGTCAAAATGTGCTCGGTGAAGGCGGGTTTGGGTGTGTTTACAAGGGTTGGTTACCAGATGGGAGAATTGTGGCTGTGAAAGAGCTCAAGGCTGGAAGTGGACAAGGTGAAAGAGAGTTCAAAGCAGAAGTTGAAATCATCAGCAGAGTTCATCATCGTCATTTGGTGTCTTTAGTGGGATATTGCATAGATGAGCATCATAGATTGCTTGTCTATGAATTTGTTCCTAATCAAACTTTAGAGCATCATTTGCATG CTGCTGGACTTCCGGTATTGGATTGGGCCAAAAGATTGAGAATTGCTTTGGGGGCTGCAAAGGGTTTGGCATATTTACATGAAGATT GCCATCCAAAAATTATTCATAGAGATATAAAGTCTGCAAACATTTTGATTGATGATGCTTTTGAGGCACAG GTTGCTGATTTTGGCCTAGCCAAGCCATCAAATGACACTCACACCCATGTATCCACTAGAGTTATGGGGACATTTGG GTATATGGCACCAGAGTATGCATCAAGTGGAAAATTAACAGATAGATCAGATGTGTTCTCATTTGGAGTGGTGCTTTTAGAGCTTATTACAGGTCGTAAACCTGTTGACCCAACTCAACCCCTTGGGGATGAGAGTTTGGTGGAATGG gCTCGTCCACTGCTGATTGAAGCCCTTCAAAGTGGTGACTTGAGTGAATTAGTGGATCCTAGGCTTGAAAGGCATTATGTTGAGAGTGAAATGATCAGAATGGTTGAGGCAGCCGCTGCCTGTGTTCGCCATTCTGCCCCAAAACGACCTCGTATGGCCCAG GTGGCTAGAGCATTGGATTGCGAAGGAGAAATGTCTGATCTGTCTAATGGAGTAAAGTATGGACAAAGCACTATATACGAGTCAGGACAATACAACCAAGACATTATGAGGTTTAGAAAAATGGCACTTGGTGGTGGAGACAGTTCAGAATATGACACATACAGTGGAGAGTTTAACTCTAAAGAATTTTCTGGTCAACAAAAGTCAACATGGAGAGATGGGTCCAGTGGAGAGTCTGAAACTAGAGCCTTCACTGAACAAAGATATAGTGCTCCACCAACCAACTTTGGCAACCGTCAGTACTAA
- the LOC115715338 gene encoding uncharacterized protein LOC115715338: MATLQPQVQQVPQPQQQQQQPVLVYPVTKQPVPESTHHSSGSFGTVFIVLAVIVVISGIACCLGRLCNRKAHKHSPTKPHKSQKSRPKGGEPDSRNRNFQPKDGDPHFQPKQGDIEFGKSSFGPKEGYVESFGNRSFRSKDGDRDPEFGNPHFQPKQGETEFMKNSYGPGPGPALGPREGYVETFGNRSTRSKDGDFEFGFDKKNPNHGKQNGNRDSSRGHKPYEHGEVKYHGHGHGHGGHMGP; this comes from the coding sequence ATGGCCACTTTGCAACCCCAAGTGCAGCAAGTTCCTCAGcctcaacaacaacaacaacaaccagttTTGGTTTATCCAGTCACAAAGCAACCTGTGCCTGAGTCCACTCACCATTCAAGTGGGTCATTTGGGACAGTCTTCATTGTCTTAGCCGTGATTGTTGTCATAtcaggtattgcttgctgtctTGGCAGGCTTTGCAATCGTAAAGCCCATAAACATAGCCCAACAAAGCCCCATAAGTCTCAAAAGTCTCGGCCCAAAGGTGGGGAGCCTGACTCCAGGAATCGGAACTTTCAGCCCAAAGATGGAGATCCACATTTTCAGCCCAAACAAGGTGATATTGAGTTTGGTAAAAGTAGCTTTGGGCCCAAAGAAGGATACGTCGAATCGTTCGGAAACCGTAGCTTTAGGTCCAAAGATGGAGACAGAGATCCCGAGTTTGGGAATCCACATTTTCAGCCCAAACAAGGAGAGACTGAGTTTATGAAGAATAGCTATGGGCCTGGGCCTGGGCCTGCACTTGGGCCCAGAGAAGGTTATGTTGAAACGTTTGGGAACCGTAGCACTCGGTCCAAAGATGGGgatttcgagtttgggttcgataAGAAAAATCCAAACCATGGAAAACAAAATGGTAACAGAGACAGTAGCAGAGGCCACAAGCCGTACGAACATGGGGAAGTGAAGTACCATGGTCATGGTCATGGTCATGGAGGGCACATGGGCCcataa
- the LOC115712022 gene encoding glucan endo-1,3-beta-glucosidase: MMATSLFPHTILELKNNMPKSQVLFPQLSLLFLIELALLISYAVCAPIGICYGRVANNLPPTNDVVKLLQSNGISNIRLFNTDSALLRSFSGTGIKLMIGVPNEILPFLATSPPSAAIDWLRFNIFDHISADQIRYIAVGNEVFLKDSFYAPHLVPTILNLHIALQTLGLADSIKLSSPQAASVLSTSYPPSSASFDPSLRFAMIPLLQFLTETGSPFMVNLYPYFSYINSKPEEVSLDYALFRSEPDRTVRDGAFEYSNVYDASIDALVYAMEKEGFGGVTVAVTETGWPKSGGEAANVENAAVFNGNVVARAVRNAGTPRRPGVGVEVYLFDLFDENGKVGEEFEKHFGIFGLDGVKAYGLDFN, from the exons ATGATGGCCACTTCCCTCTTTCCACACACGATCTTGGAATTAAAGAACAACATGCCAAAAAGTCAAGTATTATTCCCCCAACTCTCACTACTATTCCTTATTGAGCTTGCTTTGCTTATCTCATACGCAG TTTGTGCTCCGATTGGGATATGCTACGGCCGCGTAGCCAATAATCTACCACCCACAAACGACGTCGTTAAACTCCTCCAATCAAATGGAATATCTAACATTCGTCTCTTCAACACCGACTCCGCCCTACTCCGATCATTCTCCGGCACCGGAATAAAACTAATGATCGGCGTACCCAACGAAATCCTCCCATTCCTCGCCACATCTCCGCCGTCCGCCGCCATTGACTGGCTCAGATTCAACATCTTCGACCACATTTCCGCCGATCAAATCCGATACATCGCTGTAGGCAACGAGGTTTTCCTTAAAGACTCGTTCTACGCACCTCATCTCGTTCCCACCATTCTCAATCTCCACATAGCTCTTCAAACCCTAGGTCTCGCCGATTCAATCAAGCTATCCTCGCCTCAAGCCGCGTCCGTACTATCCACATCGTACCCGCCTTCCTCAGCTTCCTTCGATCCCTCCCTCCGTTTCGCCATGATTCCTCTCCTCCAGTTCCTGACCGAGACCGGATCGCCGTTCATGGTAAATCTCTATCCTTACTTCAGTTACATCAACAGTAAACCAGAAGAGGTTTCGTTGGATTACGCTCTGTTCAGATCTGAACCGGACCGTACGGTTCGAGACGGTGCGTTTGAGTACAGTAATGTGTACGATGCGAGTATTGACGCGTTGGTTTACGCGATGGAGAAGGAAGGTTTTGGAGGAGTTACGGTGGCGGTGACGGAGACTGGTTGGCCGAAGAGTGGTGGAGAAGCGGCGAACGTTGAAAACGCGGCGGTTTTTAACGGTAATGTGGTGGCGCGTGCGGTTAGAAACGCCGGGACTCCTAGAAGACCCGGCGTCGGAGTTGAGGTTTACTTGTTTGATCTTTTTGATGAGAATGGAAAAGTTGGCGAAGAGTTTGAGAAGCATTTTGGGATTTTTGGGCTTGACGGGGTTAAGGCTTATGGGCTTGATTTTAATTAA
- the LOC115713084 gene encoding probable nucleoredoxin 1: MGTRNIDDDVTHDLSALLSSAHRDFLVRNNGDEVEISSLHGKPIGLYFCGSWYEPCRHFTPKLVELYNELVGSEEFEVVFVSSDPDEELFNDNFSEMPWLAIPFSDTDTIKRLYETFDVMGILQLIFIDSNGKVSTDNGVSIMEEYGVDSYPFSRERFYILIDQKEETKRNQTLSSILVSSSRNYLLSKDGNQVLVSEIEGKTVGLLLMSCDESCVEFANTLIEVYNKLKDKGENFEVVLISLNYEEEEFKKVLETIPWLALPYKDRTNEKLVYYFDISSLPTLVIIGPDGKTVNSNVVQMVKELGIDAYPFTQT; encoded by the exons ATGGGTACCAGAAATATTGATGATGATGTTACTCACGACTTATCGGCTCTATTATCTTCTGCCCACAGAGATTTTCTCGTCCGCAACAATGGTGATGAG GTTGAGATTAGTAGTTTGCATGGGAAACCTATTGGATTGTATTTTTGTGGATCATGGTATGAACCGTGCCGCCATTTTACCCCAAAATTAGTGGAACTCTATAACGAGCTGGTTGGTTCGGAAGAGTTTGAAGTGGTGTTTGTGTCTTCTGATCCAGATGAGGAATTATTTAATGACAACTTCTCAGAAATGCCATGGCTTGCTATTCCATTTTCCGATACTGACACCATAAAACGACTGTATGAAACTTTTGATGTAATGGGGATTCTTCAGCTTATATTTATCGATTCAAATGGGAAGGTTTCGACGGATAATGGGGTCTCAATTATGGAAGAATATGGTGTTGATTCATACCCTTTTTCTCGTGAAAGATTTTATATCTTGATAGACCAAAAGGAAGAAACTAAGAGGAACCAAACCTTGAGTTCTATTTTGGTATCTAGCTCTCGTAACTATCTGCTTTCCAAAGATGGGAATCAG GTACTTGTGTCTGAGATTGAAGGTAAAACAGTTGGACTCTTATTAATGAGTTGTGATGAATCATGTGTTGAATTTGCTAATACACTTATTGAGGTTTACAATAAGCTCAAAGATAAAGGTGAGAATTTTGAAGTTGTGTTAATATCTCTGAATTATGAAGAGGAAGAATTCAAAAAAGTATTGGAAACAATTCCATGGTTGGCCTTACCATATAAGGATAGGACTAATGAGAAACTTGTGTATTACTTTGATATTTCAAGCCTTCCTACTCTAGTTATAATAGGTCCGGATGGTAAGACTGTGAACTCCAATGTAGTTCAAATGGTAAAAGAACTTGGCATCGATGCCTACCCTTTTACACAAACATGA